One Arthrobacter sp. FW306-07-I genomic window carries:
- a CDS encoding class II fructose-bisphosphate aldolase has translation MHTRLDHLVTSALQQGSAVPAFTCYDFTTALAVVGAAEEAGRGVILLVAPKTAATANGLRLINALRGLADAASVPVAVQLDHASDLDVMADAVKAGADSVLADGSSLPYEDNIALVQAARALLGAEVVLEAELGGLAGDEDRAFGADQSGVDVAGLTDSAQVEDFVSRTGAELLAVAVGNVHGKYKGEPKLRWDVLQDIAARIHIPLVLHGASGIPTEELVKAAAMNVGKVNFNTELRTGVLATLQDQLPAHRADGENLQGLLSLWNQSAKGFAATTLATLAR, from the coding sequence ATGCATACCAGACTGGACCACTTGGTCACCTCCGCCCTGCAGCAGGGTTCAGCAGTACCCGCCTTCACCTGCTACGACTTCACCACCGCGTTGGCGGTGGTGGGCGCGGCAGAAGAAGCCGGCCGTGGCGTGATCCTGCTGGTGGCACCCAAGACCGCAGCCACCGCCAACGGCCTCCGCCTCATCAACGCGCTGCGCGGCCTGGCCGATGCTGCCTCGGTACCGGTCGCGGTGCAGCTTGACCACGCATCGGACCTGGACGTCATGGCCGACGCCGTCAAGGCAGGGGCGGATTCCGTCCTCGCCGACGGTTCGTCCCTTCCTTACGAGGACAACATTGCGCTGGTCCAGGCAGCCCGTGCGCTCCTGGGTGCCGAGGTGGTGCTCGAAGCAGAACTCGGCGGCCTGGCAGGGGACGAGGACCGCGCCTTCGGAGCAGACCAGTCCGGCGTGGACGTGGCCGGCCTGACGGACTCCGCGCAGGTGGAGGACTTCGTCTCCCGCACCGGCGCGGAACTGCTGGCCGTCGCGGTGGGCAACGTCCACGGCAAGTACAAGGGCGAGCCGAAGCTGCGCTGGGACGTGCTGCAGGACATCGCGGCGCGGATCCATATCCCCCTGGTGCTGCACGGCGCCTCCGGCATTCCGACGGAGGAGCTGGTCAAGGCGGCGGCCATGAACGTTGGCAAGGTCAACTTCAACACCGAACTGCGGACCGGCGTGCTGGCCACCCTCCAGGACCAGCTTCCGGCGCACCGCGCGGACGGGGAGAACCTGCAGGGCCTGCTGTCGCTTTGGAACCAGTCGGCGAAGGGTTTTGCCGCCACCACGCTGGCCACGCTGGCACGGTAG
- a CDS encoding helix-turn-helix domain-containing protein, whose translation MGQSAEFGKFLKAMRSRLSPEVAGTGPSTGARRVPGLRREEVARLAGVSTDYYVRLEQGRNIHPSRTVLDAVARALRLDSSEHAHMLDLLENCASAPREPGAAAAQGVRPALRQLLDAVGEVPALVLGRRNDVLAGNRMAFLLFTDFPALPPAERNLTRWTILDPAARELFRDWKTVAAEAAGSLRLDVGRHPNDPQANHLVGELAVHSEHFRQWWAGHRVATRAAGTVRLHHPSVGDLELNFENLVLPEDPDQTLRVYSARPGSPSSDALALLGSLGAGPDLGMEHDAAVVAESGEVG comes from the coding sequence ATGGGTCAAAGCGCCGAGTTCGGAAAATTCCTCAAAGCCATGCGGTCCCGGTTGAGTCCGGAGGTCGCCGGGACGGGCCCCAGCACGGGTGCCCGACGGGTCCCCGGCCTGCGGCGCGAGGAAGTGGCGCGGTTGGCCGGCGTCAGCACGGATTACTACGTCCGGCTGGAACAGGGCCGCAATATCCACCCGTCCCGGACTGTCCTGGACGCGGTGGCCCGGGCGCTGCGCCTGGACAGCAGCGAGCACGCGCACATGCTGGACCTGCTTGAGAACTGCGCCAGTGCTCCCCGTGAACCCGGTGCCGCTGCAGCACAGGGTGTCCGGCCGGCGCTGCGCCAACTGCTTGACGCGGTGGGGGAAGTGCCGGCTCTGGTGTTGGGCCGCCGCAACGACGTCCTGGCCGGCAACAGGATGGCATTCCTGCTGTTCACCGATTTCCCGGCGCTGCCGCCCGCGGAGCGTAACCTCACCCGCTGGACCATTCTTGATCCCGCCGCCCGGGAACTGTTCCGGGACTGGAAAACGGTGGCGGCCGAAGCGGCCGGATCTCTCCGCCTGGACGTGGGCCGGCACCCCAACGATCCCCAGGCGAACCACCTGGTGGGTGAGCTGGCGGTCCACAGTGAACACTTCCGCCAGTGGTGGGCCGGACACCGGGTGGCAACCCGCGCTGCCGGCACCGTCCGGCTACACCACCCCTCGGTGGGCGACCTGGAACTGAACTTTGAAAACCTTGTCCTGCCGGAGGACCCCGACCAGACACTCCGGGTGTACTCGGCCCGGCCGGGATCGCCGTCGTCGGACGCCCTGGCCCTGCTGGGCAGCCTTGGCGCGGGCCCGGACCTCGGCATGGAACACGACGCTGCCGTCGTCGCGGAAAGCGGCGAGGTGGGCTGA
- a CDS encoding dodecin has product MSNHTYSISEIVGTSTQGVDDAVRNGIAKASQTLRNLDWFEIKEVRGHLEDGKIADWQVTIKIGFRLEEH; this is encoded by the coding sequence TTGTCCAACCACACGTACAGCATTTCTGAAATTGTCGGCACCTCCACCCAGGGCGTGGATGACGCCGTCCGCAACGGCATTGCCAAGGCGTCCCAGACCCTGCGGAACCTCGACTGGTTCGAGATCAAGGAGGTCCGCGGCCACCTGGAGGACGGGAAGATCGCGGACTGGCAGGTCACCATCAAGATCGGTTTCCGCTTGGAAGAGCACTAG
- a CDS encoding DUF1304 domain-containing protein, with product MVLASLLFAFLAAALHVFIFTMESLTWTRPATWKRFGIASQSDAETTKPMAYNQGFYNLFLAVGAFAGIGLAAAGGPGSAQSVAGWTLVFSCCGSMLLAAAVLAFTGRKYLRAAVTQGSAPLLAVVLGLLAVSR from the coding sequence ATGGTCCTGGCCTCCCTTCTTTTTGCCTTCCTTGCCGCCGCGCTGCACGTCTTCATTTTCACGATGGAGTCGCTCACCTGGACCCGGCCGGCAACCTGGAAGCGCTTCGGGATCGCCTCCCAGTCCGACGCCGAGACCACAAAACCCATGGCCTACAACCAGGGCTTCTATAACCTGTTCCTGGCCGTTGGGGCGTTTGCCGGCATCGGACTCGCAGCCGCTGGCGGCCCAGGGTCGGCGCAGTCCGTGGCGGGGTGGACCCTGGTTTTCAGCTGCTGCGGGTCCATGCTGCTGGCGGCCGCGGTCCTGGCCTTCACCGGGCGCAAGTACCTCCGCGCAGCCGTGACCCAGGGCAGCGCGCCCCTGCTCGCCGTCGTTCTGGGCCTGCTGGCCGTGTCGCGATAG
- a CDS encoding GntP family transporter — protein sequence MNHLLNPLIQRAADAPAIKPAVELGTPLLLTIAAVGIAILLVMIIRFKIQAFVALLTVSILVAVAATIPLQDIFTVVSGGVGSTMGKVAILIALGAILGRMIEVSGGVQSLADHFTRKLGARRVAVALTAVGFLVAIPVFFEVGIIVLVPIVYAFAKIAKVHPVKFGLPMAGIMLAIHVAVPPHPGIVAGAGVLGADIGLIALISLLICVPLGFLSYWVASIMNRKDYELLPAVKTQVEEFGSKSLVKVGHDGPGAAAIAPPRPGLIIFLIAAPIVQILLGTVGTLILPKSHPLYGLAAFVGNPFLALLVAVALSFFLLAVRRGWSFKETGEIFEGSLPPIASILMVVAAGGVFGNVLQVSGIGGALSKTLDTLGVPLLLLGFIISLALRAAQGSATVAIVTTTGLLSAAVSGGGYSPAQIAVIVIAIGFGALGLSHVTDAGFWVVVRYYGLTVSDGLKTWTVLTTILGVAGFLLTFVAWILVGGLGA from the coding sequence GTGAACCACCTTCTGAATCCGCTGATACAGCGGGCGGCCGACGCCCCGGCCATCAAACCCGCCGTTGAGCTGGGCACCCCGCTGCTGCTCACTATCGCAGCAGTGGGCATCGCCATCCTGCTGGTGATGATCATCCGCTTCAAGATCCAGGCTTTCGTGGCCCTGCTCACCGTCAGCATCCTGGTGGCCGTGGCGGCAACCATCCCGCTTCAGGACATCTTCACCGTGGTCTCCGGCGGCGTGGGCAGCACCATGGGCAAGGTGGCCATCCTGATCGCGCTCGGCGCCATCCTGGGCCGCATGATCGAGGTGTCCGGCGGCGTCCAGTCACTGGCCGACCACTTCACCCGCAAGCTGGGTGCCCGCCGTGTGGCAGTGGCGCTGACCGCCGTCGGCTTCCTGGTGGCCATCCCCGTCTTCTTCGAGGTGGGCATCATCGTGCTGGTGCCCATCGTGTACGCCTTCGCCAAGATCGCCAAAGTCCACCCGGTCAAGTTCGGCCTGCCGATGGCCGGCATCATGCTCGCCATCCACGTGGCAGTCCCGCCGCACCCCGGAATCGTGGCAGGCGCCGGCGTGCTGGGTGCCGACATTGGACTTATCGCCCTGATCTCGCTGCTGATCTGCGTGCCGCTGGGCTTCCTGTCCTACTGGGTTGCGTCCATCATGAACCGCAAGGACTACGAGCTGCTGCCGGCCGTGAAAACGCAGGTGGAGGAATTCGGCTCCAAGTCGCTGGTGAAGGTTGGCCACGACGGACCCGGTGCCGCCGCCATTGCGCCGCCGCGGCCTGGCCTGATCATCTTCCTCATCGCAGCGCCCATTGTGCAGATCCTGCTCGGCACCGTTGGCACCCTCATCCTCCCCAAGTCCCATCCGCTGTACGGCCTCGCGGCCTTCGTGGGCAACCCGTTCCTGGCCTTGCTGGTGGCCGTGGCGCTGTCCTTCTTCCTGCTGGCCGTCCGCCGCGGCTGGTCCTTCAAGGAAACCGGTGAGATCTTCGAGGGCTCGCTGCCGCCCATCGCTTCCATCCTCATGGTGGTGGCCGCAGGTGGAGTGTTCGGCAACGTGCTGCAGGTGTCCGGCATTGGTGGAGCGCTCTCCAAGACGCTGGACACCCTTGGCGTGCCGCTGCTGCTGCTCGGCTTCATCATCTCGCTGGCGCTGCGTGCGGCCCAGGGGTCGGCGACCGTGGCCATCGTCACCACCACCGGCCTGCTGTCCGCAGCGGTCAGCGGCGGCGGTTACAGCCCGGCGCAGATCGCAGTGATCGTCATCGCCATCGGCTTCGGCGCCCTGGGCCTGTCCCACGTGACGGACGCCGGCTTCTGGGTGGTGGTGCGTTACTACGGCCTGACAGTGTCCGACGGCCTGAAGACCTGGACCGTCCTGACCACCATCCTGGGCGTGGCCGGCTTCCTGCTGACCTTCGTCGCCTGGATCCTGGTAGGAGGCTTGGGCGCCTAA
- a CDS encoding NAD(P)/FAD-dependent oxidoreductase, giving the protein MAEHQDDVFDVAVIGGGPAGLSAGVALARALRSVVVIDAGEQRNLGAESVHGFLSREGMSPRDLLAAGREELARYGGAMTSGFVRQASRGEDQFILAMNDGSTRTARRLLIASGIVDELPELPGVADRWGRDVLYCPYCHGWEIRNKKIGVLAADSHSVLQALTFRQWSADVTILLNDALELSAGQAEQLAARSIQVVEGKVRELDVRDDRLSGAILDSGATVGLDVLVVSPATVSKANMLQRLGLEPAALQEGPGTRLETDDSGRTSCSGVWAAGNATDVSAQVMTAAAAGLRAAEAINADLVLADTRREVEAARVPAGQ; this is encoded by the coding sequence ATGGCGGAACACCAGGACGACGTATTCGATGTGGCAGTGATCGGCGGGGGACCGGCGGGGTTGAGTGCCGGGGTAGCCTTGGCGCGGGCACTGCGCTCGGTGGTGGTGATCGACGCCGGCGAACAGCGGAACCTCGGGGCGGAGAGCGTTCACGGATTCCTCAGCAGGGAGGGAATGAGCCCGCGGGACCTGCTTGCCGCCGGCCGCGAAGAGCTGGCGCGGTATGGCGGGGCGATGACTTCAGGTTTCGTACGGCAGGCCAGCCGTGGAGAAGACCAGTTCATCCTGGCCATGAACGATGGCTCCACGCGGACTGCGCGCCGCCTCCTGATCGCCTCCGGAATCGTGGATGAGCTGCCGGAGCTTCCGGGCGTGGCCGACCGCTGGGGCCGGGACGTGCTGTACTGCCCCTACTGCCATGGATGGGAAATCCGGAACAAGAAGATCGGCGTGCTGGCCGCGGATTCCCACTCCGTCCTGCAGGCCCTGACGTTCCGGCAGTGGAGCGCAGACGTGACCATCCTGCTCAACGACGCCCTGGAACTCAGCGCGGGCCAGGCAGAACAGCTGGCAGCCCGTTCCATCCAGGTAGTGGAGGGAAAGGTCCGGGAGTTGGATGTCCGCGACGACCGGCTCAGCGGCGCCATCCTGGACTCCGGCGCCACGGTGGGCCTGGACGTGCTGGTGGTCAGCCCCGCCACCGTGAGCAAGGCCAACATGCTCCAGCGACTGGGGCTGGAGCCGGCCGCCCTCCAGGAAGGCCCGGGGACCCGACTGGAAACCGATGACAGTGGCCGAACATCCTGCTCGGGCGTATGGGCGGCCGGCAACGCCACGGATGTTTCAGCGCAGGTGATGACCGCCGCTGCCGCCGGCCTTCGCGCGGCAGAGGCCATCAATGCGGACCTGGTCCTGGCGGACACGCGCCGGGAGGTTGAAGCAGCCAGGGTGCCTGCGGGGCAGTAG
- a CDS encoding NAD(P)-dependent oxidoreductase, producing MTSNYTVTVLGLGAMGLPMATRLATQLTVHGFDIAEARLKLAEEAGIATISSAREAAKGANAVLLAVRNGEQLNDVLFGENGVAPVLEPGAVVILGSTVGTDAIPATVAKLAEYGVDLVDAPLSGGPKRAGEGDLLIVVGASPEAREKAAPALELLASTLTVVGDNPGDGQALKTVNQLLCGVHIAAAAEALALADALGLDQAKTLAALEAGAAGSFMLSNRGPRILEAYNEEGAEVLSRLDIFVKDMGIVGKAARAAGLAAPVAAAAEQLYLLGQAQGLAAADDSAVIKVVAPTKRTK from the coding sequence ATGACCAGCAACTACACCGTCACCGTCCTGGGCCTCGGCGCCATGGGCCTGCCCATGGCCACCCGCCTGGCCACCCAGCTGACCGTCCACGGCTTCGACATCGCCGAAGCCCGCCTCAAGCTTGCCGAAGAAGCCGGCATCGCCACCATCTCCAGCGCCCGCGAAGCCGCCAAGGGTGCCAATGCCGTGCTCCTGGCCGTCCGCAACGGCGAGCAGCTCAACGATGTCCTCTTCGGCGAGAACGGCGTGGCCCCGGTACTGGAGCCTGGCGCCGTCGTCATCCTCGGCAGCACCGTGGGCACCGACGCCATCCCCGCAACGGTCGCCAAGCTCGCCGAATACGGCGTGGACCTGGTGGACGCCCCGCTGTCCGGCGGGCCCAAGCGCGCCGGTGAAGGCGACCTGCTGATCGTCGTCGGCGCTTCCCCCGAGGCCCGCGAAAAGGCAGCCCCCGCCCTGGAGCTGCTGGCCTCCACGCTCACCGTGGTGGGTGACAACCCCGGCGATGGCCAGGCCCTCAAGACCGTCAACCAGCTCCTGTGCGGCGTCCACATCGCCGCCGCCGCCGAGGCCCTTGCCTTGGCCGACGCGTTGGGACTGGACCAGGCCAAGACCCTCGCCGCCCTGGAAGCCGGTGCAGCCGGCTCCTTCATGCTCTCCAACCGCGGCCCGCGCATCCTTGAGGCCTACAACGAGGAGGGCGCCGAGGTCCTGTCCCGTCTGGACATTTTCGTCAAGGACATGGGCATCGTGGGCAAGGCCGCCCGCGCCGCCGGCCTGGCAGCCCCCGTTGCCGCCGCCGCCGAGCAGCTCTACCTGCTGGGCCAGGCGCAGGGCCTCGCCGCCGCCGATGACTCCGCGGTCATCAAGGTGGTCGCCCCCACCAAGCGCACCAAGTAA
- a CDS encoding FadR/GntR family transcriptional regulator: MARKSLVGVVADELLDRIIEGEFPPGSTVPGEHELSARHEVSRMTVREAMKTLQAQRILSVERGRGTFVNPLSRWASLEAVLRAASEGKNDADASIQLIELRRMLETGACELAAGRIAEEDITALFNYVSAMKAAHSINDVASFVEADLAFHDVILRASGNVFVSVLFEPLHRVLEKRRTETSAVPEIQEHAIGHHQNIAEALQSRDAVRSREAMDAHMQQTLDDLKQLVLETK; this comes from the coding sequence ATGGCAAGGAAGTCGCTGGTCGGCGTGGTGGCCGACGAACTGCTGGACCGCATCATCGAAGGCGAGTTCCCGCCCGGCTCCACCGTTCCCGGCGAGCACGAACTCAGCGCCCGCCACGAGGTCAGCCGCATGACGGTCCGCGAAGCGATGAAGACCCTCCAGGCCCAACGCATCCTGAGCGTGGAGCGCGGCCGCGGAACATTCGTCAATCCCCTGAGCCGCTGGGCCTCACTCGAAGCCGTCCTGCGCGCAGCATCGGAGGGCAAGAACGACGCCGATGCCTCCATCCAGCTCATCGAACTCCGCCGCATGCTCGAAACGGGCGCCTGCGAGCTTGCCGCCGGACGGATTGCCGAAGAGGACATCACTGCCCTCTTCAATTACGTCTCGGCAATGAAGGCCGCGCACAGCATCAACGACGTCGCGTCCTTTGTGGAGGCGGACCTCGCCTTCCATGACGTCATCCTGCGCGCCTCCGGCAACGTCTTCGTGTCGGTCCTGTTTGAGCCGCTGCATCGGGTCCTGGAAAAGCGAAGGACCGAAACTTCCGCCGTTCCTGAAATCCAGGAGCACGCCATTGGCCATCACCAGAACATCGCCGAAGCCCTGCAGTCCCGCGACGCAGTGCGGTCCCGGGAGGCCATGGACGCCCACATGCAGCAGACCCTGGACGACCTCAAGCAGCTGGTGCTGGAAACCAAGTAA
- a CDS encoding GNAT family N-acetyltransferase, with protein MTENTASAEDKFTANVSLRRNDAQHRYELLVDGRLAVQAFFRDLPGHIDFTHTETGQDFDGKGLGKVLAHFALDDVVATGKRIIPHCPFISGYLRKHEGYEQFVDWPADS; from the coding sequence ATGACCGAGAACACCGCGTCCGCGGAGGACAAGTTCACCGCCAATGTATCGCTGCGGCGCAATGACGCCCAGCACCGGTACGAACTCCTCGTGGATGGCCGGCTTGCGGTGCAGGCCTTTTTCCGCGACCTTCCCGGGCACATTGATTTCACCCACACCGAGACCGGCCAGGACTTTGACGGCAAAGGCCTGGGGAAGGTCCTGGCGCACTTCGCCCTGGACGATGTAGTGGCCACCGGCAAGCGAATCATCCCGCACTGCCCGTTCATTTCCGGCTACCTCCGCAAGCATGAAGGCTACGAACAGTTCGTTGACTGGCCGGCGGATAGCTGA
- a CDS encoding acyltransferase family protein yields the protein MPDTANRDPAIDLVRFICLALVVVGHSMMVSPVLHPDGTVTTENTLGDQRWFEPVIWIFMVMPLFFVTGGITGLQSWRRLKACGGTAAQFVRARLLRLVRPATALLATMVAGLSVAGVLGVDQQVIQLIAAGAAMPLWFLAAYLAAQLNIPVLAALHARAPWLTFGLLAGLVVVVDCLRGALPDLANANLVFVWCAVQQLGFLAADGCFSRLSRSGLLGVAMAAHLLLGLVTGLGLYRGNMLVNLNPPNLTLVILGVAQLAVMELARPFLVQLAEVGWISRLLALAGARSLTVYLWHLPLLAGMSGLLLLAPIPKPGSGTAAWWWSRPLVVLALVLLLLPVVAAFGHLEERTTAMHAFRCRPALAGAGVVVVFIPVADAALNGLSLGLLAAGAVCFFVATLLLGGVPLGDRRKRGRRGIASGVK from the coding sequence GTGCCGGACACGGCGAACCGTGATCCGGCCATCGACCTTGTGCGCTTCATCTGCCTGGCGCTGGTGGTGGTGGGGCACTCCATGATGGTCAGCCCGGTCCTGCACCCGGACGGCACGGTGACCACAGAAAACACCTTGGGTGATCAGCGCTGGTTCGAGCCCGTCATCTGGATCTTTATGGTCATGCCCCTGTTCTTCGTCACCGGCGGCATCACCGGACTGCAGTCCTGGCGCCGGCTTAAGGCATGCGGCGGCACGGCGGCACAGTTCGTCCGCGCCCGGCTCCTGCGCCTGGTCCGCCCGGCAACAGCCTTGCTTGCCACGATGGTAGCGGGCTTGTCCGTGGCAGGCGTGCTCGGCGTGGACCAGCAGGTAATCCAACTGATTGCCGCCGGCGCAGCCATGCCCCTGTGGTTCCTCGCTGCGTACCTCGCGGCGCAGCTGAACATCCCGGTCCTGGCGGCGCTGCATGCCCGGGCCCCCTGGCTGACCTTCGGCCTGCTCGCCGGGCTGGTGGTTGTTGTGGACTGCCTGCGGGGCGCCCTGCCTGACCTTGCCAACGCCAACCTGGTTTTCGTGTGGTGCGCGGTCCAGCAGTTGGGGTTCCTGGCTGCCGACGGCTGCTTTTCCCGCCTTTCCCGCTCGGGGCTGCTGGGCGTCGCCATGGCGGCACACCTGCTGCTGGGCCTGGTGACCGGGTTGGGACTGTATCGGGGAAACATGCTGGTCAACCTCAACCCGCCAAACCTGACCCTGGTGATCCTGGGTGTCGCGCAGTTGGCCGTGATGGAACTGGCGCGGCCGTTCCTGGTGCAGCTGGCCGAAGTGGGCTGGATCAGCCGGCTGCTGGCGTTGGCCGGGGCGAGGTCCCTGACCGTGTACCTGTGGCACCTGCCGCTTCTGGCAGGCATGTCCGGGCTGCTGCTCCTGGCCCCGATCCCCAAACCCGGTTCCGGCACGGCCGCCTGGTGGTGGTCCCGGCCCCTGGTTGTCCTTGCGCTGGTCCTCCTGCTTTTGCCGGTGGTGGCGGCCTTTGGCCATTTGGAGGAACGGACGACGGCGATGCACGCCTTCCGCTGCCGGCCCGCCTTGGCGGGGGCCGGCGTCGTGGTGGTCTTCATCCCCGTTGCGGACGCCGCCCTTAACGGACTGTCACTGGGACTGCTCGCAGCAGGCGCTGTCTGTTTCTTCGTGGCGACCCTTCTGCTCGGTGGCGTCCCGCTGGGTGACCGGCGGAAGAGGGGGAGGAGGGGCATTGCCAGCGGGGTGAAGTAG
- a CDS encoding SDR family NAD(P)-dependent oxidoreductase, whose product MTPSTTRTTALVTGASAGLGHEFAKQLAAQGHDLVLVARNASRLAEAAEEFRRQYGITVEVLPADLTRDDDVAAVVERLEDATRPVGILVNNAGIGLLHNFEDNHPAEEKKHLKLHAETSMLLTHAALKGMLERREGRIINVASVAAFLPRGTYSAAKAWLLSFSRWANLAYRKHGVKVTAVCPGFTHTEFHDRMGMDKSVAPSWTWLRAERVVSEGLADNERGKAVSIPSKRYKAVAAVARVAPARLLAGPARKPK is encoded by the coding sequence ATGACGCCATCCACCACCCGAACAACAGCACTCGTCACCGGGGCCAGCGCAGGGCTCGGCCATGAATTCGCCAAGCAGCTTGCGGCCCAGGGGCATGACCTCGTCCTGGTGGCACGCAACGCGTCCCGGCTTGCAGAAGCAGCAGAAGAATTCCGGCGGCAGTACGGCATCACGGTTGAGGTGCTTCCCGCCGACCTGACCCGGGACGACGACGTGGCGGCCGTCGTCGAACGCCTTGAGGACGCAACGCGGCCGGTGGGGATCCTGGTGAACAATGCCGGGATCGGCCTGCTGCACAACTTTGAGGACAACCATCCGGCGGAGGAGAAAAAGCACCTGAAGCTGCATGCCGAAACCTCCATGCTGCTTACCCACGCAGCGTTGAAGGGCATGCTGGAACGCCGGGAGGGCAGGATCATCAACGTGGCCAGCGTGGCGGCGTTCCTGCCGCGCGGCACCTACTCGGCAGCGAAGGCCTGGTTGCTGAGTTTCAGCCGGTGGGCAAACCTCGCCTACCGCAAGCATGGCGTCAAGGTGACGGCTGTCTGCCCCGGCTTTACACACACCGAGTTCCACGACCGGATGGGGATGGACAAGTCCGTGGCCCCCTCCTGGACCTGGCTTCGGGCCGAGCGGGTGGTCAGCGAAGGCCTTGCGGACAACGAGCGCGGGAAGGCAGTCTCCATCCCGTCCAAGCGCTACAAGGCGGTGGCCGCCGTGGCCAGAGTTGCTCCGGCGCGCCTACTGGCCGGACCGGCCCGGAAGCCTAAGTAA
- a CDS encoding four-carbon acid sugar kinase family protein, which produces MTYEADVLAAYPADLEIQAGLVAGTLAASNAEVPRVLVVLDDDPTGTQSVADLPVLTRWDVEDFAWAFAHIAQSTAKPAVYVLTNTRSLDPAEAAARNEEVVRNALAAAGQQEKLRLGFVSRSDSTLRGHYPLEPDVIAATVAEASGEKTDGVVLVPAFPDAGRVTIGGVHYMRGAEGTLVPVSETEFAKDASFGFSTSVMADYIAEKSQGRFPADSVIVLDLNIIRAGASAQDPAISAKAIADAIEPATNSTPIVADIVTENDFRALALGLEEAERRGKKLLYRVGPPFVRGRIGQEVRAALTGEEAYEGNTPSEAGGLIVVGSHVGLTTRQLNILTAEHSSARIIEIDVEKLLADEAGAKAHLDQTVDAVVEALRTGDVIVHTSRLLIKTDDPAESLRIARTVSAAVVDVVNRTLKTFPPRFVIAKGGITSSDVAAHGLEIRHAIVRGPMLPGIVSLWEPVDGPAKGIPYIVFAGNVGDDDSLAQVTRKLSTTF; this is translated from the coding sequence GTGACGTATGAAGCAGACGTTCTGGCCGCCTATCCGGCGGACCTCGAGATCCAAGCTGGGCTCGTAGCCGGCACGCTTGCCGCTTCCAATGCGGAGGTTCCCCGCGTCCTGGTAGTGCTCGACGACGATCCCACCGGCACGCAGTCCGTCGCAGACCTGCCTGTGCTCACCCGTTGGGACGTGGAAGACTTCGCCTGGGCCTTTGCGCACATTGCGCAGAGCACCGCCAAGCCCGCCGTTTACGTCCTGACCAACACGCGCAGCCTCGACCCGGCAGAAGCGGCAGCCCGCAATGAGGAAGTGGTCCGCAATGCGCTGGCCGCAGCAGGGCAGCAGGAAAAGCTGCGCCTCGGCTTCGTCAGCCGCAGCGACTCCACCCTCCGCGGCCACTATCCCCTGGAACCGGACGTCATCGCGGCGACGGTGGCCGAGGCCAGCGGGGAAAAGACCGACGGTGTTGTGCTGGTTCCGGCGTTCCCGGACGCCGGCCGCGTCACCATTGGCGGGGTCCACTACATGCGCGGCGCAGAAGGCACCCTGGTCCCGGTCTCCGAAACCGAGTTCGCCAAGGACGCATCCTTCGGCTTCAGCACCTCCGTCATGGCCGACTACATCGCAGAGAAGTCCCAAGGCCGGTTCCCCGCCGACTCCGTGATCGTCCTGGACCTGAACATCATCCGCGCCGGTGCTTCCGCGCAGGACCCCGCCATCTCCGCGAAGGCCATCGCCGACGCCATCGAGCCGGCCACCAACTCCACTCCGATCGTTGCGGACATCGTCACCGAGAATGACTTCCGCGCGCTGGCCCTGGGCCTGGAAGAAGCAGAACGCCGCGGCAAGAAACTCCTGTACCGCGTTGGCCCGCCCTTCGTCCGCGGCCGCATCGGCCAGGAAGTCCGCGCTGCACTGACCGGGGAAGAAGCATACGAGGGCAACACCCCATCAGAGGCCGGCGGCCTGATCGTAGTGGGATCGCACGTGGGCCTCACAACGCGCCAGCTCAATATCCTCACGGCGGAACACAGCTCAGCACGCATCATCGAGATCGATGTCGAAAAGCTCCTCGCCGACGAGGCGGGAGCCAAGGCCCACCTGGACCAGACCGTGGACGCAGTGGTTGAAGCCCTCCGCACCGGCGACGTCATCGTCCACACCAGCCGGCTGCTCATCAAGACCGACGACCCCGCCGAAAGCCTCCGCATTGCACGCACGGTCTCTGCCGCCGTCGTGGACGTCGTCAACCGCACCCTGAAGACCTTCCCGCCCCGGTTCGTCATCGCCAAGGGCGGCATCACGTCCTCCGACGTGGCAGCGCACGGCCTGGAAATCCGCCACGCGATTGTCCGCGGCCCCATGTTGCCCGGCATCGTCTCCCTCTGGGAACCGGTGGACGGACCCGCCAAGGGCATCCCCTACATCGTCTTCGCCGGCAACGTGGGCGACGACGACTCCCTGGCCCAGGTCACCCGCAAACTCAGCACAACCTTCTAG